One segment of Acidianus sp. HS-5 DNA contains the following:
- a CDS encoding glycosyltransferase has product MKVLLIASMEDFSGDISKVTGIGRYTREVYKRLKKEINAEQYPLFERSSAISLFTGILKGFFRDYSNYDIIHLLAPKPFFPIRKGKIKWITTAHDLFFLKYRDSKPPLIQRVYLESIMSSDAVIAVSSLIKDEVKKLGYKRRIFVVNPGVSEEFFTPLKRNKGEGKVIKLGYIGKLDSERKDVIRGIEVFKKLRDRNVVFELWGNYNPRSEVFKKIMEESEKDKRIRIMGPAPDDKIIEIYDSFDAFFFPTKEEGFGLPIVEAQARGIPVIVFKDARIPQEVCKYCLKIEDELPSLDNILSFGEKYGEKLREYASKFSWGNSIKEIINAYNSLLQSSH; this is encoded by the coding sequence GTGAAAGTACTCTTAATAGCCAGCATGGAAGACTTTAGCGGCGATATTAGCAAGGTAACAGGGATAGGTAGGTATACTAGAGAAGTATATAAGAGGTTAAAAAAAGAAATTAATGCGGAGCAATATCCACTTTTCGAACGCTCCTCAGCCATATCCTTATTTACCGGTATACTTAAAGGATTTTTCCGCGATTACTCTAATTACGATATTATTCACCTATTAGCTCCCAAACCTTTCTTTCCGATTAGGAAAGGTAAGATAAAATGGATAACTACTGCCCACGACTTATTCTTCCTTAAATATAGAGACTCGAAACCTCCTTTAATACAAAGGGTTTATTTGGAAAGCATAATGAGTTCAGATGCAGTAATAGCGGTCTCAAGTCTAATTAAGGATGAGGTAAAAAAACTGGGTTACAAGAGGAGGATTTTTGTAGTTAACCCCGGTGTAAGTGAGGAGTTCTTTACTCCTTTAAAAAGGAATAAGGGGGAGGGGAAAGTTATAAAGTTAGGTTATATAGGTAAGCTTGATAGCGAGAGGAAGGATGTTATTAGGGGGATAGAAGTGTTTAAGAAGTTGAGGGATAGGAATGTCGTTTTTGAGCTTTGGGGTAATTATAATCCTAGGAGCGAGGTGTTTAAGAAGATAATGGAGGAGAGTGAGAAGGACAAAAGGATAAGGATTATGGGACCCGCACCTGATGATAAAATTATAGAAATTTACGACTCATTTGACGCCTTCTTCTTCCCAACTAAGGAGGAAGGCTTTGGGTTACCAATAGTTGAAGCTCAAGCTAGAGGAATTCCAGTTATTGTATTTAAAGATGCTAGGATCCCACAAGAAGTCTGTAAATATTGCTTAAAAATTGAAGACGAATTACCATCTTTAGATAATATCCTATCTTTTGGTGAAAAATACGGTGAAAAACTAAGAGAGTATGCAAGTAAATTCTCTTGGGGAAACTCCATAAAGGAAATAATAAACGCATATAATAGTTTATTACAATCAAGTCATTAA
- a CDS encoding glycosyltransferase family 4 protein codes for MKALFIEEFTRLGGGQVMFVNVYKALKDRFNTISLYTDRYHPKLPPLHFDKIIEGSFTYSEKDPLYKIGIRIIKEKRKLSRIKEEFTFNNHPNVFIYNATINFAHESFIAPFMDDYGNIKKKIPVYLVKFLRLYKVYDGANMIVIGKNAKNMVSKSLSLLGIKPKRIDIVGLPMEMSSNVNLKEKEEIVLIFGRINKEKRLEIGLEAARKSKFQFIIAGAVNKGDKDYLKFLESHAPPNVKIIPNPTEEEKDVLFRKASVFLQTKLKEHGGIAVAEAISYGLVPVVPKVGGPWIDIAMEGKYGLGYSRPEEIPELINQAMSFSLEARKEIFESRERFSFSKFKENINKIVDEIV; via the coding sequence GTGAAAGCTCTCTTTATCGAAGAGTTCACTAGACTAGGAGGAGGGCAAGTAATGTTTGTTAATGTGTATAAGGCTTTAAAAGATAGGTTCAACACTATATCTCTCTATACTGACAGATATCACCCTAAGCTTCCTCCTTTACATTTTGACAAAATAATTGAAGGTAGCTTTACATACTCCGAGAAAGACCCTCTTTATAAGATTGGGATAAGGATTATCAAGGAGAAAAGGAAGCTAAGCCGTATCAAGGAGGAATTCACGTTCAATAACCACCCTAACGTATTCATATATAATGCTACAATAAACTTCGCACACGAGAGCTTTATCGCCCCTTTTATGGATGATTACGGTAATATAAAGAAAAAGATTCCAGTATACCTAGTGAAGTTCCTTAGGTTGTACAAAGTTTATGACGGAGCTAATATGATTGTAATAGGTAAAAATGCTAAGAATATGGTAAGTAAATCTTTATCTCTCCTAGGTATAAAACCTAAGAGGATTGATATAGTAGGTCTTCCTATGGAAATGTCATCAAACGTAAATCTAAAAGAGAAAGAAGAAATTGTACTCATCTTTGGAAGGATAAATAAGGAGAAGAGACTTGAAATAGGATTGGAAGCTGCAAGAAAGTCCAAATTTCAGTTTATCATAGCAGGTGCTGTGAATAAAGGCGATAAAGACTATTTGAAGTTCTTGGAGAGTCATGCCCCACCAAACGTTAAGATTATACCAAATCCAACTGAGGAGGAGAAGGATGTGTTATTCAGGAAAGCATCAGTATTCTTACAGACAAAATTAAAAGAGCACGGAGGCATAGCTGTAGCTGAAGCAATATCATATGGCCTAGTGCCAGTAGTACCTAAGGTAGGAGGGCCTTGGATCGATATAGCAATGGAGGGTAAATATGGTTTAGGTTATTCTAGACCAGAAGAAATCCCAGAGTTAATAAACCAGGCAATGAGTTTCTCACTTGAAGCAAGGAAGGAAATATTTGAGTCTAGAGAAAGATTTTCGTTCTCTAAATTTAAGGAAAACATAAATAAAATTGTGGATGAAATCGTATAA
- a CDS encoding DUF2079 domain-containing protein, with protein MRFKVNYFLLLLGATLFMTTLRSWYAIYQTLNRQSDLDTSTFVQSMTSTLFCHLPFYNTCPGGSFFGVHGSPILIVLLPFYAIMPNFVSLFIVLNIVNYFPSIPLFLMARKSLKSEKLAFIYGLSYVLYPFIYSQPFEVLTLFAGLFIFAFYFYTEKKWIPFFILFALSLSTIEFSPIIGAFFTFYLLTERLIKKELVIKNDLKLMLKTYWLEIFVFLMSVSFFLLEMHMISFFSHGNHSAFSNLYGTNPFSISSLAKGLALDPLSKIMYLIILNAPFLFLAFIDPIFILELPWFLAVMVSVFYPYWYPLVYYGSYIAPFAVLGFLKGVERIRHIIKIRCLKILFSFLLSVNILMWILVNGIAIFHTSPVYPIPSQDLGVFKLADMIPQGSSVYTHSCCLSIVSSHSWDSWFNGNLSTTWMLFNSCNGPPTNISSYKLYAAEGDFMLYKLDYDGPTVVDNYYLNASYGQTYPAIPYSISHRFFIPKGNYTAEIFIKGNGVYPKIINYFSNASSRFYLNSSYALIQRFSINCQINLGELILFGKFSLGEYKIITKISTSLNPSSVIQSSTVIHPSYVINNSEVFRFDNLQLEPDKTYYLWICIEGSPKYVYLQGVHGTNGLYYKVNSNYANVNGSLKFTLVASNDFYSVAHPSNFVVVINNSSYHLQVNKCCTLILHLDLNSPTYVKICFNASEPYSTFRLSVFIHDNNYHELHSFVLQEPYTVLTIFSIPSIIIMLSSLKLKKLSLPRSRLTLITLITLLGIFYVTFSLEYFDLIIVSPIILAIEGLAIAINLAYVFFSEFTVEYIKQ; from the coding sequence ATGCGATTTAAGGTAAACTACTTCCTGCTACTTTTAGGCGCTACTTTATTCATGACAACTCTGAGGTCTTGGTACGCAATTTATCAAACATTAAATCGGCAAAGCGATTTAGACACTTCGACATTTGTACAGTCAATGACTAGTACACTATTCTGTCACCTCCCGTTCTACAATACATGTCCCGGAGGCTCCTTCTTCGGCGTACACGGTTCACCGATCCTTATAGTCCTATTACCATTTTACGCTATAATGCCAAACTTTGTATCCCTTTTCATCGTCCTTAATATAGTAAACTATTTTCCCTCTATACCGCTCTTCCTAATGGCTAGGAAGTCGTTAAAGTCGGAAAAACTGGCTTTTATTTACGGGCTTTCATACGTCCTTTACCCGTTCATTTACTCCCAACCGTTTGAGGTCTTGACACTATTCGCAGGACTTTTTATATTTGCATTTTATTTCTATACAGAAAAGAAGTGGATCCCATTCTTTATCCTCTTTGCTCTATCGCTTTCTACAATAGAATTTTCCCCCATTATAGGGGCATTCTTCACATTTTACCTACTGACTGAAAGGCTGATTAAAAAGGAGCTCGTCATAAAAAATGACCTTAAGTTAATGCTTAAGACTTACTGGCTCGAGATCTTCGTCTTTCTAATGAGCGTATCCTTCTTCTTATTGGAGATGCACATGATAAGCTTCTTCTCCCACGGCAATCACTCAGCATTCTCAAACCTTTACGGGACTAATCCCTTCTCGATTTCAAGCCTAGCTAAAGGACTTGCACTAGATCCTCTTTCTAAGATAATGTACTTAATTATACTTAACGCACCTTTTCTTTTCTTAGCTTTCATAGACCCTATCTTCATCCTTGAACTGCCCTGGTTCCTCGCAGTGATGGTCTCAGTATTCTACCCTTATTGGTACCCATTAGTTTACTACGGAAGCTATATAGCACCTTTTGCAGTTTTAGGTTTCCTTAAAGGCGTAGAGAGGATAAGGCACATAATAAAAATAAGATGCCTAAAGATATTATTTTCTTTTTTATTGTCGGTTAACATTTTAATGTGGATATTAGTAAACGGAATAGCAATATTTCATACTTCTCCTGTTTATCCAATTCCATCACAAGACCTAGGGGTATTTAAGTTAGCAGATATGATACCGCAGGGATCTTCAGTCTACACCCACTCCTGCTGCCTTAGCATAGTGAGTTCCCATTCCTGGGACTCTTGGTTTAACGGTAATTTAAGCACTACATGGATGCTATTCAATTCATGTAACGGACCGCCTACGAATATCTCTAGCTATAAGCTCTATGCAGCTGAAGGAGACTTTATGCTATATAAATTAGATTATGACGGACCAACAGTAGTCGATAATTATTACCTTAACGCAAGCTACGGACAAACTTATCCTGCAATTCCTTACTCAATTTCACATAGATTTTTCATACCTAAAGGGAATTATACTGCAGAGATATTTATAAAGGGTAACGGCGTTTACCCTAAGATCATAAACTACTTTAGTAACGCAAGCTCACGTTTTTACCTTAATAGCTCTTATGCTCTAATCCAGAGGTTCTCCATAAATTGTCAGATTAATTTAGGAGAACTAATCTTGTTCGGTAAGTTCTCTTTAGGTGAGTATAAAATAATTACGAAGATAAGCACATCTTTAAATCCTAGCAGTGTTATTCAATCCTCTACGGTAATTCATCCTAGCTATGTAATAAATAACTCTGAGGTATTCCGTTTTGACAACCTACAGTTGGAGCCAGATAAAACTTACTACCTTTGGATATGCATAGAAGGAAGTCCTAAGTACGTATACTTACAAGGTGTACATGGAACAAACGGACTTTATTATAAGGTGAATTCAAACTATGCTAACGTGAACGGTTCACTAAAGTTCACATTAGTAGCATCAAATGACTTCTATTCTGTAGCACATCCGAGTAACTTTGTAGTAGTCATAAACAACTCGTCTTACCATCTTCAAGTAAATAAATGTTGTACTTTAATACTCCACTTAGATCTTAATTCCCCAACCTACGTAAAAATATGCTTCAACGCTAGCGAACCATATTCGACTTTCCGGCTGTCAGTATTTATACATGACAACAATTATCATGAGTTACATTCTTTCGTTTTACAAGAACCTTATACAGTCCTTACAATATTCTCAATTCCCAGCATAATTATAATGCTATCTTCACTGAAGTTAAAGAAGTTATCATTACCAAGATCTAGACTAACATTAATAACGCTTATTACATTATTAGGAATATTCTATGTAACTTTCTCCTTGGAATATTTTGACCTAATAATAGTTAGTCCTATAATTCTAGCAATAGAAGGTCTTGCAATAGCTATTAACCTAGCCTACGTTTTCTTCTCAGAGTTTACCGTAGAATACATAAAACAGTAG
- a CDS encoding glycosyltransferase produces MKILRIADPSLNVGGAEKRAFNVLKYLSKIDDVVLIPPLESIINHCKDDFEELKLLEKEGVKIPENVRSFQEKCEELRLSKNPLLSVKQEISYYSNFLEDVKDVDVIFVDHIKYNLVGSAVFLKKQISSPLILLQQSSSLKEIGSLLWNIRNRGFVLESFLHPLAEVYVRRLWRSYSTYIDLVLGVSYSAIKELFSSGYVEKPIKSKVLRPANAVELKEKVDVGKENNLAIYFSRLEPEKGIRDIQKIWKEVSRELPNANLIIAGKFFSEKIKKEFFKNINGNAKYLGFISSPELLSMLGKSKVFIYPTHGDAFPLSVLESLMEGTPVVAYGIPAISEAFGNLPAVKVVREGDIVGMARETVNVLKMENEEIKQLFDDESVKKFLELHSSWEKVALAEHKAIKEFLEEDSK; encoded by the coding sequence ATGAAAATATTACGTATCGCTGACCCTTCTCTAAACGTTGGAGGAGCTGAGAAGAGAGCATTTAACGTCCTGAAGTACCTTTCTAAGATTGATGACGTTGTACTGATACCGCCGCTAGAGAGCATAATAAACCACTGCAAAGATGATTTTGAGGAACTTAAATTACTAGAGAAAGAAGGAGTAAAAATTCCAGAAAATGTTAGATCCTTTCAAGAAAAATGTGAAGAACTGAGGTTATCAAAGAACCCTCTACTCTCGGTAAAGCAGGAGATCAGTTATTATTCAAATTTTCTAGAAGATGTTAAAGACGTAGACGTAATATTTGTTGATCACATTAAATACAATTTAGTAGGATCTGCTGTCTTCTTAAAGAAACAGATTAGTTCTCCTTTGATACTTTTACAACAGTCATCCTCACTCAAAGAAATAGGCAGTTTACTGTGGAATATAAGGAATAGAGGCTTTGTACTGGAATCATTTCTCCATCCTTTAGCCGAGGTTTACGTAAGAAGACTATGGCGTAGCTATTCCACGTACATAGACTTAGTCCTTGGAGTTAGCTATTCTGCAATTAAAGAACTTTTCTCGTCGGGCTATGTTGAAAAACCTATAAAATCAAAAGTACTCCGTCCTGCTAATGCTGTAGAGTTGAAAGAGAAAGTAGACGTAGGAAAGGAGAACAACCTCGCTATATATTTTTCCAGACTTGAACCAGAAAAGGGCATAAGAGATATCCAAAAAATATGGAAGGAAGTATCAAGGGAACTGCCTAACGCCAATCTCATAATAGCGGGAAAGTTTTTCTCTGAAAAAATAAAAAAGGAATTTTTCAAGAATATTAATGGAAACGCAAAATATCTTGGATTTATAAGCAGTCCTGAACTTTTAAGTATGTTAGGTAAATCTAAAGTCTTCATTTACCCCACTCACGGTGACGCGTTTCCTCTTTCAGTATTAGAATCGCTCATGGAGGGCACACCGGTAGTCGCTTACGGTATACCTGCCATAAGTGAAGCTTTCGGAAATTTGCCCGCGGTAAAGGTAGTGAGAGAAGGAGATATAGTAGGAATGGCAAGAGAGACAGTAAATGTGCTAAAAATGGAGAACGAAGAAATTAAGCAATTATTTGACGATGAAAGCGTAAAAAAATTCCTAGAGTTACACAGTTCATGGGAAAAAGTAGCTCTAGCTGAACATAAAGCAATAAAAGAGTTCTTAGAGGAGGATAGTAAGTGA
- a CDS encoding lipopolysaccharide biosynthesis protein: protein MNPIKDALKRLSVTTVNVIVALVFFIVTARISSPAFFGKIAIIQLLESVILSFFYFIPAQIITKEISYLYAKKEVKKEIIGEYLTFPFLITPAFVIFLLFPNYIKFTIPYLFLYLLNSVIVQIMIGMDMFTESAITEIILLIIRWGISIISVILHNIYLFIEIWTLGELFSSSMNYVLLSRKVGVVLPYLDFPFLFKKFKESLPLYLSSPARFFSSQGDRITTVYFLGSYYLGIYQFSALVAVVPSMVLGTLNNVLLPTASFYKALGKDEKKMSSLSFRFLSILVFLAVIVSIPLGDAVITYFFPAYKEGIEVFNILLISATLPFSINSLSNFIIASNKDLKPFLLLSTLDAGLVLVTSFALIPRLGIIGGALSQIIVTMISSLFILSYAVKASVFLINKREAIVLSLFLVVGVLEVIIAPLVLALALLPIILLIFRSFKIINNEDVKVIESFLTRGLKFVSIILRIIER, encoded by the coding sequence ATGAACCCTATTAAGGACGCACTTAAGAGACTTAGCGTAACAACTGTCAACGTCATAGTCGCTTTGGTCTTTTTCATTGTAACCGCTAGGATATCTAGCCCTGCATTCTTCGGGAAAATAGCAATAATCCAGCTCCTCGAATCTGTTATCCTATCTTTCTTTTACTTCATTCCCGCCCAAATAATAACTAAGGAAATATCTTACCTTTACGCTAAAAAAGAGGTAAAGAAGGAGATAATAGGGGAATACCTTACATTTCCCTTCTTAATAACACCTGCTTTTGTAATCTTCCTCCTCTTTCCTAACTACATTAAGTTCACTATACCTTACCTCTTCCTTTACCTCCTTAACAGCGTTATAGTGCAAATAATGATAGGGATGGACATGTTCACTGAGTCTGCAATAACTGAAATTATACTGCTAATTATAAGGTGGGGTATATCGATAATCTCCGTCATTTTACACAACATTTACCTCTTCATCGAGATTTGGACTTTAGGAGAACTGTTTTCGTCGTCAATGAACTATGTCCTCTTAAGCAGGAAAGTAGGGGTAGTGCTACCTTACCTGGACTTCCCCTTCCTCTTTAAGAAGTTCAAAGAAAGTTTGCCTTTATACTTATCTTCCCCGGCCAGATTCTTCTCTTCTCAGGGAGACAGGATCACTACAGTCTACTTTCTGGGCTCTTATTATCTAGGAATTTACCAATTTTCTGCATTAGTAGCAGTAGTGCCTTCAATGGTTTTAGGAACTTTAAATAACGTCTTATTGCCGACAGCGTCTTTCTATAAGGCTTTAGGGAAAGACGAGAAGAAAATGTCTTCCCTTTCCTTCCGATTCCTCTCAATCTTAGTATTTCTTGCAGTAATAGTGTCAATCCCGTTAGGAGATGCCGTAATTACTTATTTCTTTCCAGCTTATAAGGAAGGAATTGAAGTCTTTAATATACTTTTAATTTCAGCTACTCTCCCATTTTCCATAAACTCTTTGAGCAATTTTATCATTGCATCAAATAAGGATCTAAAGCCCTTTCTTCTCTTATCGACATTAGACGCTGGGTTAGTGTTAGTTACTTCCTTTGCATTAATTCCCAGGCTAGGAATAATTGGTGGAGCGTTGTCACAGATAATAGTAACCATGATATCCTCTCTCTTTATCTTAAGTTACGCAGTCAAAGCTTCCGTCTTCCTCATTAATAAAAGAGAAGCTATTGTACTTTCATTATTTCTCGTCGTGGGAGTTCTTGAGGTAATTATAGCTCCTCTTGTTTTGGCTTTAGCTCTATTACCAATAATTCTCTTGATTTTTAGGTCGTTCAAAATAATTAATAATGAAGACGTTAAAGTAATTGAAAGTTTTCTAACACGTGGTTTAAAGTTTGTGTCTATAATTTTAAGGATAATAGAGAGGTAG
- a CDS encoding AbrB/MazE/SpoVT family DNA-binding domain-containing protein codes for MEVKVHKKGIIVIPAEVRRKLNIKEGSVMELQIEGGKIILKRKITLLDAYGVDKDVGYLALKELEKLRKEEVEKENSI; via the coding sequence ATGGAGGTAAAAGTCCATAAGAAAGGGATTATAGTCATCCCTGCAGAAGTTAGGAGGAAGCTCAACATTAAAGAAGGTTCAGTTATGGAGTTACAAATTGAAGGGGGTAAGATCATTTTAAAACGCAAAATAACCCTCCTTGACGCTTATGGTGTAGATAAAGACGTTGGATACTTGGCTTTAAAGGAATTGGAAAAGCTGAGGAAAGAAGAAGTTGAGAAAGAAAATTCTATTTAA
- a CDS encoding glycosyltransferase family 4 protein, whose product MLFTFITDPLTAIYGAVKPPVIMGKELKNMGHEVSFVSTYISEEVKEELDWADFELIKQKVGLGYSLFHSLPILRDWMKSMIFPYKVEVKGDVVINSSSSILANSTVYYGQGQITKALDDIVNAKDFPLKYKVIYKTFDPAFRRMEKKHVHRVRENSKFFITNSNYSKTLYESWGIKVDNVIYPPLDDSLFRPTKNPEGDYVLTYVGVEGKETDFEVLKLLSKAGVKIKAFGRVKRKMENVEFLGFVEEKELVDLYANALFTLVLFNHEPFGYVPVESMACGTPVLTYSKQGPAETVCEDCGWLVNGRNEIVKKAIEIWENGYNPEMRKNAVIRAKRYSKDVIIKKWLDLIMEEEKKDKSIVR is encoded by the coding sequence ATGTTATTCACATTTATTACAGACCCGCTTACCGCCATTTATGGCGCAGTTAAGCCTCCAGTTATTATGGGGAAGGAACTTAAAAACATGGGGCATGAAGTCTCTTTCGTCAGTACGTATATAAGTGAGGAAGTAAAGGAAGAACTTGACTGGGCGGATTTCGAATTAATAAAACAGAAAGTAGGCTTAGGTTATTCACTCTTCCATTCTCTCCCCATATTGAGGGATTGGATGAAGTCAATGATATTCCCGTATAAAGTTGAAGTTAAAGGAGACGTAGTAATCAACTCCTCGTCTTCTATACTTGCCAACTCGACTGTGTATTATGGACAGGGGCAAATAACTAAAGCTTTAGACGACATAGTTAATGCAAAGGACTTCCCACTCAAATATAAGGTAATATACAAGACTTTTGATCCCGCATTTAGGAGGATGGAGAAAAAACACGTCCATAGAGTGAGGGAAAACTCAAAATTCTTTATAACAAACTCCAACTATTCTAAAACATTATATGAGAGCTGGGGTATAAAGGTTGACAACGTAATATACCCCCCTTTAGATGACTCCCTATTTAGGCCTACGAAAAACCCTGAAGGTGACTATGTGCTTACGTACGTGGGTGTTGAAGGAAAAGAGACCGACTTTGAAGTGCTTAAGTTACTCTCTAAAGCAGGAGTAAAAATAAAGGCGTTCGGCAGGGTTAAAAGGAAGATGGAAAACGTGGAATTCTTAGGTTTTGTTGAAGAGAAAGAGTTAGTAGACCTTTACGCGAACGCACTATTCACTTTAGTACTATTTAATCATGAACCTTTCGGTTACGTCCCGGTAGAGAGCATGGCTTGCGGGACACCAGTACTTACTTACAGTAAGCAGGGACCAGCTGAGACTGTATGTGAAGATTGCGGATGGCTTGTAAACGGTAGAAACGAAATAGTAAAGAAGGCGATAGAAATATGGGAAAACGGCTACAACCCGGAAATGAGGAAAAACGCCGTTATTAGGGCTAAGAGGTACAGTAAAGATGTTATAATAAAGAAGTGGCTTGACTTAATTATGGAAGAGGAGAAAAAGGATAAGAGTATTGTACGCTAA